From one Simplicispira suum genomic stretch:
- a CDS encoding DUF4434 domain-containing protein, whose protein sequence is MSDSQFSRRAWLSLAAASVASLVAGCGSGSGTTEKFQATFLQPWQSYETLPVAEWRRRLKLTRDLGCNEIILQWSALYGGSYPWTMPEGLIQLLFEEGRSLGIGIRVGLPYDEGWWKALSGKGTRRLSEFLGSAQAVCLETLNNSRWPDQAGFRGWYLPYELDQYNWATTERRDLLIPWLSALADASARRTAQPLALSTFYSRLATTGTLAGLWSDILDAAQLRPMLQDGVGVAGLGNYAGLEPLRGLLRERKVPFDLIVELFEQLPSLPNSNDAFRAKPASGERISAQMDVARSYGADRIVAFAIDPWLLSSTDNEMTFPYSWGTQV, encoded by the coding sequence ATGAGCGATTCGCAGTTCAGCCGACGCGCGTGGCTGAGCCTGGCGGCAGCCTCTGTCGCTTCCTTGGTTGCGGGCTGCGGCAGCGGCAGCGGCACCACAGAAAAGTTCCAGGCCACATTCCTGCAACCCTGGCAGAGCTATGAAACGCTCCCCGTCGCGGAGTGGCGGCGGCGGCTCAAGCTCACGCGCGATCTGGGCTGCAACGAAATCATCCTGCAATGGAGTGCCCTGTATGGCGGCAGCTACCCCTGGACCATGCCGGAAGGCCTGATTCAACTTCTGTTCGAAGAGGGTCGCAGCCTCGGCATTGGCATTCGGGTGGGCCTTCCCTACGACGAAGGCTGGTGGAAGGCGCTGAGTGGCAAGGGAACGCGGCGCCTGTCGGAGTTTCTGGGCAGTGCGCAGGCCGTTTGCCTGGAAACCCTGAACAACAGCCGCTGGCCGGACCAGGCGGGCTTTCGCGGCTGGTATCTCCCCTACGAGCTGGACCAATACAACTGGGCCACCACCGAGCGAAGGGATTTGTTGATTCCCTGGTTAAGCGCGCTGGCCGATGCCTCTGCCAGGCGCACCGCGCAGCCCTTGGCCCTCTCCACCTTCTACAGTCGCCTTGCGACGACTGGCACATTGGCGGGTCTGTGGAGCGACATTCTCGATGCCGCACAGCTGCGCCCCATGCTGCAGGATGGCGTGGGCGTGGCTGGCCTTGGCAACTACGCCGGCCTGGAACCTTTGCGGGGGCTGCTGCGCGAACGCAAGGTTCCTTTTGACCTTATCGTCGAGCTGTTTGAGCAGCTGCCGTCCCTGCCCAATAGCAACGATGCCTTCCGCGCCAAGCCGGCCTCGGGCGAGCGCATCAGTGCGCAAATGGATGTTGCGCGCAGCTACGGGGCAGACCGCATCGTGGCGTTTGCGATCGATCCCTGGTTGCTCAGCAGCACAGACAACGAAATGACCTTTCCGTATTCCTGGGGCACCCAAGTCTAG
- a CDS encoding alginate O-acetyltransferase AlgX-related protein: MPAPLPPPGESDPSGHRRIAIVVALALAAGCAWGVLRLSQLGFAPSEWKPSTWVDGQAGKEVNQALGTLPGRTWTARASSALRYRLLGDLGEQVREGCPGWLFYRDGLRPAPGFSGAFEERLKLMRHWARQWQKTGIRLLVVTVPDKSRVEAAQLCGLRVAAPLPGRLDAWQGVLAGAGLSFVDLRPALDAVPQAFYRTDVHMTQEGAEAAAGSAAREALAILGGKGPQQFTSSRAPNAEPRMGDLIVLAGLEHVPRGWRPEIEQFVPEHIEPVRSGGLLDEGPSAQVLLLGDSNGLRSEFAERLGRRLGREVWNLSQDGGSFSAAMLAALGRLDAMPPSLKLVVWQFSELSLSLPLTRAEQLALDAIR; encoded by the coding sequence ATGCCAGCGCCGCTGCCGCCGCCAGGCGAATCAGATCCGTCCGGACACCGACGTATCGCCATCGTCGTGGCATTGGCCTTGGCGGCAGGTTGTGCCTGGGGCGTACTGCGCCTGAGTCAACTGGGCTTTGCACCCAGCGAATGGAAACCCTCTACCTGGGTAGATGGCCAGGCGGGGAAAGAGGTCAACCAGGCGCTGGGCACACTGCCTGGCCGGACCTGGACAGCTCGGGCATCTTCGGCGCTGCGCTACCGTTTACTGGGCGACTTGGGTGAGCAGGTGCGAGAGGGGTGTCCTGGCTGGCTCTTCTATCGCGACGGTTTGCGCCCCGCGCCCGGCTTCAGCGGAGCATTTGAAGAGCGCTTAAAGCTGATGCGCCATTGGGCTCGACAATGGCAAAAGACTGGTATTCGCTTGTTGGTTGTCACCGTACCCGACAAGTCCCGTGTCGAGGCCGCACAGCTTTGTGGTTTGCGCGTCGCTGCACCGCTCCCCGGACGATTGGACGCATGGCAGGGCGTGCTAGCCGGGGCAGGCCTGTCTTTTGTCGACCTTCGGCCTGCGCTGGATGCTGTACCACAGGCGTTCTATCGAACCGACGTACACATGACGCAAGAGGGCGCTGAAGCGGCGGCAGGTAGCGCCGCAAGGGAAGCTCTTGCCATCCTGGGCGGCAAGGGGCCGCAGCAGTTCACATCGTCCCGGGCGCCGAACGCCGAGCCGCGCATGGGCGACTTGATCGTGCTCGCTGGCCTCGAGCATGTGCCCAGAGGCTGGCGTCCAGAAATTGAGCAGTTTGTGCCCGAACACATCGAGCCAGTGCGCAGCGGGGGCTTGCTGGACGAAGGCCCCAGCGCCCAGGTGCTGTTGCTTGGCGACTCCAATGGCTTGCGCAGCGAGTTTGCCGAGCGCCTGGGCCGACGCCTTGGCCGCGAAGTCTGGAATCTAAGTCAGGACGGCGGATCTTTTTCAGCTGCCATGCTGGCCGCACTCGGCCGACTGGACGCAATGCCGCCCAGCCTCAAGCTGGTGGTATGGCAATTTTCCGAGTTGTCTTTGTCGCTGCCGCTGACACGGGCCGAGCAGCTCGCGCTCGACGCCATCCGCTGA
- a CDS encoding alginate O-acetyltransferase AlgF — MFLSLFPSSLSCILQGAVAVLSLVVVSCASAQEGALSQLYAPRPPAGASYVRVVNPLPTVLAVRVAKGPVQRLGGKAPSGSYAIVPGGQRFAVLIDGKEVARMEVRPDSFSTLALRRDASAYAFTVIDDTADTEDALKAELRFYNLAAGCGAANLLLSPAGTPVFSAVASSASAARSVNPVRAALVGQCGDAKTAPQPLPQLEPGDHLSLFLTGSATAPQLVIQPSRTDPFTR; from the coding sequence ATGTTCCTTTCACTCTTTCCCTCCTCACTCTCCTGCATCCTGCAAGGCGCAGTGGCTGTGCTTTCGTTGGTGGTGGTTTCGTGCGCTTCGGCGCAAGAAGGCGCACTTTCGCAGTTGTACGCACCCCGACCCCCCGCAGGCGCTTCCTACGTGCGGGTGGTCAACCCGTTGCCCACAGTGCTTGCCGTCCGCGTGGCCAAAGGCCCGGTGCAGCGACTCGGTGGCAAGGCGCCGTCTGGCAGCTACGCCATCGTTCCCGGCGGGCAGCGTTTCGCTGTGCTGATTGACGGCAAGGAGGTCGCTCGTATGGAGGTACGCCCGGACAGCTTCAGCACCTTGGCGCTGCGCCGCGATGCTTCAGCCTATGCATTCACAGTCATCGACGATACGGCCGATACCGAAGATGCACTCAAGGCCGAGCTTCGGTTCTACAACCTCGCAGCGGGCTGCGGCGCAGCGAACCTGTTGCTGTCGCCGGCTGGCACTCCGGTATTTTCGGCGGTCGCCTCCAGCGCCTCGGCGGCGCGCTCGGTGAACCCGGTTCGCGCCGCGTTGGTGGGGCAATGCGGCGATGCCAAAACCGCGCCCCAGCCGCTCCCGCAGTTGGAGCCCGGCGATCATCTAAGCCTGTTTTTGACCGGATCGGCCACTGCGCCGCAGTTGGTGATACAGCCCAGCCGGACCGATCCCTTCACGCGTTGA
- a CDS encoding acyl carrier protein, which translates to MTLSEVEDQLADMIQAVILKKVSPDTLLLESGLLDSVAAVDLMLAIESRFGCTVPLTEVEEHLYSLRTLSTYVAANC; encoded by the coding sequence ATGACCTTATCCGAAGTTGAAGACCAGTTGGCCGACATGATCCAGGCCGTCATTCTCAAGAAAGTCAGCCCCGACACCTTGCTTCTAGAGTCGGGGCTGCTCGATTCCGTAGCAGCGGTTGACTTGATGCTGGCCATCGAGAGCCGCTTCGGTTGCACTGTCCCGTTGACGGAAGTCGAAGAGCATTTGTATTCCTTGCGCACGCTGTCCACCTACGTCGCGGCAAACTGCTGA
- a CDS encoding sensor histidine kinase, producing the protein MHETQILSTLPGVSEPALKSQGRARALVFDACDLGVVLRAVLFVEIVLAVGAMFGTQNPVEWVARLALLTGGALPATLAWLIAACSAKRLIQRLPTRGQYAAGVLLGALAGLWACAMLAFVGAAASPPWWASAATGALLAALLVVALALRARGRTPAATTARLTELQSRIRPHFLFNTLNSAIALVRAEPAKAESLLEDLSDLFRHALVEQGEAVTLAEELVLAQRYLGIEQVRFGERLQVQWQIDPRAGTALLPPLLLQPLVENAVKHGVEPSSWGGRLRVSTELRGSRVVVRITNTLPAESARIGAPRPGHGIALANVRARLALLHDVQAEFSAGVRGSLYEVRLTLPPKRATNSAETGHRSPATRKT; encoded by the coding sequence ATGCACGAGACGCAAATTTTATCGACCCTTCCCGGAGTGTCCGAACCAGCGCTCAAGTCGCAGGGACGCGCGCGTGCGCTGGTGTTCGACGCCTGCGACCTGGGGGTCGTGCTGCGCGCCGTGTTGTTCGTCGAAATCGTGCTGGCCGTCGGGGCCATGTTTGGCACGCAAAACCCCGTCGAATGGGTGGCGCGCCTGGCCTTGCTCACCGGCGGCGCACTGCCGGCCACGCTGGCCTGGTTGATTGCCGCCTGCAGCGCCAAGCGCCTCATCCAGCGGCTGCCCACGCGTGGCCAGTACGCCGCCGGCGTGCTGCTGGGCGCGCTCGCCGGTCTGTGGGCCTGCGCCATGCTGGCCTTTGTCGGTGCGGCCGCATCCCCTCCCTGGTGGGCCAGCGCCGCTACGGGTGCGCTGCTGGCCGCCCTGCTGGTGGTGGCGCTGGCGCTGCGCGCGCGCGGGCGCACTCCGGCCGCCACCACTGCGCGGCTCACGGAGTTGCAATCGCGCATCCGGCCCCATTTTTTGTTCAACACGCTCAACAGCGCCATTGCCTTGGTGCGGGCCGAACCGGCCAAGGCCGAATCGCTGCTGGAAGACCTGAGCGATTTGTTTCGCCATGCGCTGGTCGAGCAGGGCGAGGCGGTCACGCTGGCCGAGGAACTGGTGCTGGCGCAGCGTTACCTGGGCATCGAGCAGGTGCGCTTTGGCGAGCGCCTCCAGGTGCAGTGGCAGATCGATCCGCGCGCGGGCACCGCCTTGCTGCCGCCGCTGCTGTTGCAGCCGCTGGTCGAAAACGCCGTCAAGCACGGGGTCGAGCCCAGCAGTTGGGGCGGGCGCCTGCGCGTCAGTACGGAGCTGCGCGGCAGCCGTGTAGTGGTTCGTATCACCAATACCCTGCCAGCCGAAAGCGCCCGCATTGGCGCACCGAGGCCTGGACACGGCATTGCGCTGGCCAACGTACGCGCCCGCCTGGCGCTGCTGCACGACGTGCAAGCCGAATTCAGTGCGGGGGTACGTGGCAGCCTGTACGAAGTGCGCCTGACGCTGCCGCCAAAGCGCGCCACCAACTCCGCCGAAACGGGCCATCGCAGCCCAGCCACACGCAAGACATGA
- the hisF gene encoding imidazole glycerol phosphate synthase subunit HisF, with protein sequence MLAKRIIPCLDVTGGRVVKGINFVELRDAGDPVEIAQRYNEQGADELTFLDITATSDERDMILHIIEAVASQVFIPLTVGGGVRTVEDVRRLLNAGADKTSFNSAAIANPNVISAVSERYGAQCIVVAIDAKRRSAEEEAQRDADGALRGPGWDVYSHGGRRNTGMDAVTWAREMARRGAGEILLTSMDRDGTKSGFDLPLTRAVSDAVAVPVIASGGVGTLAHLCDGIQIGGADAVLAASIFHYGEFTVEQAKRAMAERGIPVRLA encoded by the coding sequence ATGCTAGCCAAACGCATCATTCCCTGCCTCGACGTGACCGGCGGCCGCGTGGTCAAAGGGATCAATTTTGTTGAACTGCGTGACGCGGGCGATCCGGTGGAAATTGCCCAGCGCTACAACGAGCAAGGGGCGGATGAGCTGACCTTTCTCGACATCACTGCCACCAGCGATGAGCGGGACATGATCCTGCACATCATCGAAGCCGTGGCCAGCCAGGTGTTTATTCCGCTGACCGTGGGCGGCGGCGTGCGCACCGTGGAAGACGTGCGGCGCCTGCTCAACGCCGGCGCCGACAAGACCAGCTTCAACTCCGCCGCCATTGCCAACCCGAACGTCATCAGCGCGGTCTCGGAGCGCTACGGCGCGCAGTGCATTGTCGTGGCCATTGACGCCAAGCGCCGCAGCGCGGAAGAGGAAGCGCAGCGAGATGCCGACGGCGCCCTGCGCGGTCCAGGCTGGGATGTCTACAGCCACGGCGGGCGCAGGAACACCGGGATGGACGCCGTGACCTGGGCGCGCGAGATGGCGCGGCGCGGCGCCGGGGAAATCTTGCTCACCAGCATGGACCGCGACGGTACCAAGTCGGGCTTTGACCTGCCGCTCACGCGCGCGGTGAGCGATGCCGTCGCCGTGCCGGTGATTGCCTCAGGCGGTGTCGGCACGCTGGCGCACTTGTGCGACGGCATCCAGATCGGCGGCGCTGACGCTGTGCTGGCGGCAAGCATCTTTCACTATGGCGAGTTCACCGTGGAGCAGGCCAAACGCGCCATGGCCGAGCGCGGCATTCCGGTGCGCTTGGCTTGA
- a CDS encoding MBOAT family O-acyltransferase, protein MLFNSYLFLFLFLPVALGGYYLLGRVRLHWAALWLCVASFVFYGWWNPRFVVLLAASILFNHAVSRYVLQQSDMPRRQGWTVAFGVACNLALLFYYKYFVTLLGALQAWGLSSDRPDSILLPLGISFFTFTQIGYLLDCRAGLVQSPSLLKHTLFVTFFPHLIAGPVLHHKEMMPQFAEPETYRFRADNLSIGGTLFVIGLAKKVLLADGIAPYADAGFVAPAELQFWGAWSTSLAYAMQLYFDFSGYSDMALGLAKMFGIRFPLNFNSPYKANCIIDFWARWHMTLTRYLTAYLYYPLAMQVSRWRNRRGLPVGSAGSRTPSGFALMIALPTLYTMGLAGVWHGAGLQFAIYGLLHGVYLCVNHGWRVAFAKRIAPRHAWLQWCWSRACVLLTFVAVMAAFAFFRASNVHEAMALLRAMAGLQGVETMQWPQQELLELGGLQDWRLLVGRHLLAIQLAFLLAVVWLAPNSHQILGYFSPALARVQEANARWLRWRPNWAWLIAFLAVLWICLMHLHRESRFLYFQF, encoded by the coding sequence TTGCTCTTCAACTCCTACCTCTTCTTGTTTTTGTTTCTGCCCGTGGCGCTGGGCGGCTATTACTTGCTTGGACGCGTTCGCCTGCACTGGGCCGCCCTGTGGTTGTGCGTGGCCTCGTTCGTTTTTTATGGATGGTGGAATCCGCGCTTTGTGGTGCTGCTGGCAGCGTCCATCCTGTTCAACCATGCCGTTAGCCGGTATGTTCTTCAGCAATCGGATATGCCTCGCCGCCAGGGCTGGACGGTGGCGTTCGGCGTGGCATGCAACCTGGCACTGCTTTTCTACTACAAGTATTTCGTCACTTTGCTGGGCGCGCTTCAGGCTTGGGGTCTGTCTTCCGATCGGCCCGACAGCATCCTCTTGCCACTGGGAATTTCATTTTTTACGTTTACCCAGATCGGCTATCTGCTCGATTGTCGCGCCGGCCTGGTGCAATCGCCCAGCCTGCTCAAGCACACGCTGTTCGTCACGTTTTTCCCGCACTTGATTGCTGGCCCAGTGCTGCACCACAAAGAGATGATGCCGCAGTTTGCCGAGCCAGAAACCTACCGGTTTCGGGCCGACAACCTGTCCATCGGTGGCACGCTGTTTGTGATTGGCCTGGCCAAGAAGGTGCTTCTTGCCGACGGCATCGCCCCGTATGCCGATGCCGGGTTCGTAGCGCCCGCCGAGCTGCAGTTCTGGGGCGCCTGGTCCACCAGTCTGGCCTATGCCATGCAACTGTACTTTGACTTTTCGGGCTATTCCGACATGGCGCTCGGCCTGGCCAAGATGTTCGGAATCCGCTTTCCGCTGAACTTCAACTCGCCGTACAAGGCCAACTGCATTATTGATTTCTGGGCGCGTTGGCATATGACACTCACGCGCTATCTCACGGCCTATCTTTACTATCCACTCGCCATGCAGGTTTCGCGCTGGCGCAATCGCCGTGGATTGCCCGTGGGCTCAGCGGGCAGCCGCACGCCGAGTGGTTTTGCGCTGATGATTGCCCTGCCTACTCTCTACACCATGGGGCTGGCGGGCGTGTGGCACGGAGCCGGGCTGCAGTTCGCCATTTATGGCTTGTTGCACGGTGTTTACCTGTGCGTGAACCATGGTTGGCGGGTGGCGTTTGCCAAACGCATTGCGCCACGCCACGCCTGGTTGCAATGGTGTTGGAGCCGTGCTTGTGTGTTGCTCACTTTCGTCGCCGTGATGGCCGCTTTCGCCTTCTTTCGCGCGTCGAATGTTCACGAAGCGATGGCGCTACTGCGTGCCATGGCGGGATTGCAGGGCGTGGAAACCATGCAGTGGCCGCAACAAGAGCTTCTCGAATTGGGGGGACTGCAAGATTGGCGTCTGCTAGTGGGTCGCCACCTGCTTGCCATTCAGCTGGCATTCTTGCTGGCGGTTGTCTGGCTGGCGCCCAATTCGCACCAGATTCTTGGGTATTTTTCGCCGGCGTTGGCCCGCGTTCAGGAGGCGAACGCGCGCTGGCTGCGTTGGCGTCCCAACTGGGCATGGCTTATTGCATTTCTGGCCGTGCTGTGGATCTGCCTGATGCATCTTCACCGGGAATCCCGGTTTCTCTATTTCCAGTTCTGA
- a CDS encoding AMP-binding protein, whose product MHFDFDAGRFANRENGQEAWAVIAHDASLSWQQLETQARAWCEQARALGLRADTPVVIRGHKEAAFMVALTGALMLRAPFVPVDAVYPQSRLQSIIDTLDANLLYETATGTFKVLREGPPPVLAEAGLCYIMFTSGTTGQPKGVQIGRESAQGLIDWMRQDFDLGPHPVFLNHTVFSFDVSLYDVFGTLSLGGSIVMLDRETAAAPLQVATLIERHAVTTWVSTPSFAQQQLLNPSFSQAGLPSLRTFLFCGEPLPVPLARTLRKRFPDLPILNTYGPTEATVATTLLRVEDAHLADDAVMPIGRAKRDSVVYCDAGELCIAGPHVMRGYINRPDLNASRMFERDGQRGFRTGDLGTETADGMLYCHGRIDDQIKLNGYRLELLEVDAALATLPGARAAATVALRRANGAVARLVAFVETGRTEAALPDELSDWKSLLASKLPHYMLPTELLACERMPVSVNFKIDRAKLAEIYQSLNA is encoded by the coding sequence ATGCATTTCGACTTCGACGCCGGCCGTTTCGCGAACCGTGAAAACGGCCAAGAGGCCTGGGCGGTGATCGCTCACGACGCCAGCCTCAGCTGGCAGCAGCTGGAGACGCAGGCCCGCGCCTGGTGCGAGCAAGCCCGTGCCCTCGGACTGCGCGCCGATACCCCTGTCGTCATCCGGGGCCACAAGGAGGCGGCCTTCATGGTGGCGCTCACGGGAGCCCTGATGCTGCGTGCGCCCTTTGTTCCCGTCGATGCCGTGTACCCACAAAGCCGACTGCAAAGCATCATCGACACCCTCGATGCCAATCTGCTTTACGAAACTGCCACGGGCACTTTCAAGGTGCTCAGAGAAGGCCCACCACCGGTGCTGGCGGAGGCTGGCCTGTGCTACATCATGTTCACCTCCGGAACGACAGGCCAGCCAAAAGGCGTCCAAATTGGACGCGAAAGTGCGCAGGGCCTGATCGACTGGATGCGGCAGGACTTTGATTTGGGGCCGCATCCGGTTTTTCTGAACCATACGGTATTCAGCTTCGATGTCTCGCTCTACGACGTGTTTGGCACGCTGTCCCTTGGCGGCAGCATCGTGATGCTGGACCGCGAGACGGCCGCCGCGCCGCTGCAAGTGGCCACCCTCATTGAGCGCCACGCGGTCACCACCTGGGTATCGACACCGTCGTTTGCGCAGCAGCAATTGCTCAATCCCAGCTTCTCACAAGCAGGTTTGCCATCGCTGCGAACTTTTTTGTTTTGTGGCGAACCCTTGCCCGTACCCCTGGCGCGCACGCTGCGAAAGCGCTTCCCCGATCTGCCCATTCTGAACACCTACGGTCCGACCGAGGCGACCGTAGCGACGACCTTGCTGCGTGTCGAAGATGCCCATCTGGCGGACGATGCCGTCATGCCGATAGGACGCGCCAAGCGGGACAGCGTGGTGTATTGCGATGCAGGTGAGTTGTGCATTGCGGGGCCGCACGTGATGCGCGGCTACATCAACCGGCCGGACCTGAATGCCAGCCGCATGTTTGAACGCGATGGCCAGCGGGGTTTTCGCACCGGCGACCTGGGCACGGAGACCGCCGACGGCATGCTTTACTGCCACGGACGCATCGACGATCAGATCAAGCTCAATGGCTACCGTCTGGAGCTGCTGGAAGTCGATGCCGCTCTGGCCACGCTGCCGGGCGCCCGTGCGGCCGCCACCGTGGCGCTGCGCCGCGCCAATGGCGCTGTGGCACGCTTGGTGGCTTTTGTAGAAACCGGCCGTACTGAGGCCGCTCTGCCGGACGAACTGTCCGACTGGAAATCGCTGCTTGCCAGCAAGCTACCGCACTACATGCTGCCCACTGAGCTGCTGGCCTGCGAGCGCATGCCGGTGTCGGTAAACTTCAAAATAGACCGCGCCAAACTGGCCGAAATCTACCAGTCGCTCAACGCGTGA
- a CDS encoding LytR/AlgR family response regulator transcription factor, with the protein MNILIVDDEALARRRLASLLAECPANPPHRVSEAASSADALAVLAPVDGRGFDLLLLDIHMPGLDGLSFAHRVRALAWVPAIVFVTAHTEHAVSAFELDAADYLTKPVRLERLQQALAKVQRLREMAPHTPPVSAQTTSGEVLVIQDRGRTERVPLAEVLLCKAELKYVTLRTASRSYVLDSTLAELEARHGTQLLRVHRNALVARHAMRALEKHFDAEEGDCWAVRLAGLAEPVMVSRRQVAAVREEIAHG; encoded by the coding sequence ATGAATATCCTGATCGTTGACGACGAGGCGCTGGCGCGCCGCCGCCTGGCGAGCTTGCTTGCCGAATGCCCAGCCAACCCGCCGCACCGCGTCAGCGAAGCCGCCAGCAGCGCCGACGCCCTGGCCGTGCTGGCACCGGTGGACGGACGCGGCTTTGATCTGCTGCTGCTGGACATCCACATGCCGGGGCTCGACGGCCTGTCGTTCGCGCACCGGGTGCGCGCGCTGGCCTGGGTGCCAGCCATCGTCTTCGTCACCGCACACACCGAGCACGCGGTCAGCGCGTTCGAGCTGGATGCGGCCGACTATTTGACCAAACCGGTGCGCCTGGAGCGCCTGCAGCAGGCGCTGGCCAAGGTGCAGCGCCTGCGCGAAATGGCACCCCACACACCACCGGTTTCCGCGCAGACCACGTCTGGCGAAGTGCTCGTGATTCAGGACCGAGGGCGCACCGAACGCGTGCCCTTGGCCGAAGTGCTGCTATGCAAGGCCGAACTGAAATACGTGACCTTGCGCACCGCATCGCGCAGCTACGTTCTCGACAGCACCCTGGCCGAACTCGAAGCGCGCCACGGCACGCAGTTGCTGCGCGTGCACCGCAATGCGCTGGTGGCACGCCACGCAATGCGCGCGCTGGAGAAGCACTTTGACGCCGAAGAAGGCGATTGCTGGGCGGTTCGGCTGGCGGGGCTGGCCGAGCCGGTCATGGTCTCGCGCCGCCAGGTGGCTGCGGTGCGAGAAGAAATAGCACACGGCTGA
- a CDS encoding acyl-CoA dehydrogenase family protein, with amino-acid sequence MKSVSALSEAQVGESAAACVAAVAAEHADAVDQAGLLPVHALEALRAESLLGLLVPHRFGGPGFSLRTVTNICRRLAEGCASTGLIFAMHQSQAAVAIDHAGESEWHQQLLLRMAREQSLIASATTEGATGGSIRTSACFIDLQSDALHLNKSGSVISYAHAADIFLVSARCSEDAAASDQQLVAVLREQLTLEPCGRWNPLGMRGACTDRFNLMAKCSAQQIFPGRFADVMSLTMLPSSHILLGSVWLGIAAAALGRAQAFLRKRNRAGAPLNPIANLRLAEGEAMVHQMRALIAANLSLYEADDSQTSATDRMVSYNTLKVSASALVVRITEIALRICGIQGYMEEGEFYLSRHIRDAHSAMVMVNDDRILGSLSSVVLGMPITRDV; translated from the coding sequence ATGAAGTCTGTCAGCGCCCTGTCTGAAGCCCAAGTCGGAGAATCTGCAGCCGCCTGCGTCGCCGCAGTCGCCGCCGAACACGCCGACGCAGTGGACCAGGCCGGCCTGCTGCCGGTCCACGCTCTCGAAGCCTTGCGCGCCGAGAGTCTGCTCGGCCTCTTGGTTCCTCATCGCTTCGGCGGGCCCGGATTCTCGCTGCGTACGGTGACCAACATCTGTCGGCGCCTGGCCGAGGGCTGTGCCTCGACGGGGTTGATTTTTGCGATGCACCAATCGCAGGCTGCGGTTGCCATCGATCATGCAGGCGAGAGCGAATGGCACCAGCAGCTGCTGCTGCGTATGGCTCGCGAGCAAAGCCTGATCGCCTCTGCCACCACGGAAGGTGCTACCGGCGGCTCCATCCGCACCAGCGCCTGCTTTATCGATCTGCAGAGCGACGCTCTGCACTTGAACAAGAGCGGCTCGGTAATTTCCTACGCGCACGCGGCGGACATTTTTCTGGTGTCGGCGCGCTGCTCCGAAGATGCAGCGGCCTCGGACCAGCAGTTGGTGGCCGTGCTGCGCGAGCAGCTCACCCTGGAGCCCTGTGGCCGTTGGAATCCCCTGGGCATGCGCGGGGCCTGTACGGATCGCTTCAACCTCATGGCGAAGTGCTCGGCGCAGCAGATCTTTCCCGGCCGCTTTGCCGATGTGATGTCTCTCACCATGCTGCCCAGTTCACACATTCTGCTGGGCTCTGTGTGGCTGGGCATTGCGGCCGCAGCACTAGGGCGGGCACAGGCCTTCCTACGCAAGCGCAACCGCGCGGGCGCCCCGCTCAACCCGATTGCCAACCTGCGGTTGGCCGAAGGCGAGGCCATGGTGCACCAGATGCGCGCGCTGATTGCGGCCAACCTGTCGCTGTATGAAGCGGACGACTCCCAGACGTCCGCCACCGACCGCATGGTGAGCTACAACACGCTCAAGGTCAGCGCCTCGGCGCTGGTGGTTCGCATCACCGAGATCGCCTTGCGCATTTGTGGCATTCAGGGCTACATGGAGGAAGGCGAGTTCTACTTGAGTCGCCATATCCGCGACGCCCACTCTGCCATGGTCATGGTCAACGACGACCGCATTCTCGGCAGCCTCTCCAGCGTGGTACTCGGCATGCCGATCACACGCGACGTGTAA